Proteins encoded in a region of the Methanofastidiosum sp. genome:
- a CDS encoding PAS domain S-box protein encodes MDNPKKNLINEDGIINNSMNLYLKNLSASRLYLFFISYIIISALIISLLKIPVQFMILTVVIILFVSPFYSRKIYYSMILITDLISLLLVYNISNTTYLSIKQTFLLNSVGTLVAVTLMAIFVAEILHWSIPNLLKTEEALKLSEENYHDLIENANSIILNFDKNGNILSLNNFGLRFFGYSEKEINGKNILGTVLPEFDSNGNDMRNLASQILKNEDKFRSNLNENIKKNGERVWIYWTDKIVRNSKGEIESILSIGSDITELKIALGQIEKNIHYFATSVDQIRNPLAIISGIAELKIQDTKKSQDILKQIDRINEIILRLDEGWNESEEVKKFLKSREMLSYLYGEDKEELI; translated from the coding sequence ATGGATAATCCTAAAAAGAATTTGATTAATGAGGACGGAATAATAAATAATTCTATGAATCTATATTTAAAGAATCTAAGCGCCTCTAGGTTGTATTTGTTTTTTATATCATATATAATTATATCCGCTCTAATAATATCCCTATTAAAAATCCCTGTTCAATTCATGATTCTGACGGTAGTAATAATACTTTTTGTTTCACCATTTTATTCAAGAAAAATTTACTATTCTATGATATTAATTACAGATTTAATTTCTCTGCTACTAGTTTATAATATTTCAAATACAACCTATTTATCCATAAAACAAACTTTTCTTTTAAACTCGGTTGGAACTTTAGTTGCTGTAACCTTAATGGCAATATTTGTGGCTGAAATACTTCATTGGTCTATCCCTAACTTGTTAAAAACTGAAGAAGCATTAAAACTAAGTGAAGAGAACTATCACGATTTAATTGAAAATGCAAACAGCATCATATTGAATTTTGATAAGAACGGGAATATTTTATCATTGAATAACTTTGGATTAAGATTTTTTGGTTATTCTGAAAAAGAGATTAATGGGAAAAATATCCTAGGAACGGTTTTACCTGAATTTGATTCAAATGGGAATGATATGAGAAACTTGGCATCTCAGATTCTTAAGAATGAAGATAAATTCAGATCTAATTTAAATGAAAATATAAAGAAAAATGGAGAGCGAGTTTGGATATACTGGACAGATAAAATTGTAAGAAATTCAAAAGGAGAAATTGAATCTATTTTATCAATAGGTAGCGATATAACAGAGCTTAAAATTGCACTAGGACAAATAGAGAAAAATATTCATTATTTTGCAACTAGTGTAGACCAAATAAGGAATCCTCTGGCAATAATTAGTGGTATAGCAGAATTAAAGATTCAGGACACTAAAAAATCACAAGATATACTAAAGCAGATAGATCGGATAAATGAAATAATTCTAAGACTTGACGAAGGTTGGAATGAATCAGAAGAAGTAAAAAAATTCTTGAAAAGTCGAGAAATGTTAAGTTACCTTTATGGGGAAGACAAGGAAGAGTTGATTTGA
- a CDS encoding cysteine desulfurase family protein has translation MEKNIYLDNAAATRLDERVLESMKKYFFEVYAVATSEFGYSLGIEARESLDEARGFIANYIGADFGEIIFTSGSTESSNMALKGVAMALKEKKGKHIIVSKIEDFPVLNSARSLEKQGFEVTYLDVDQYGLIDFDQLEKSIRKDTILVSIQHANQEIGTMQDIAKIANICKNKSVLFHTDATHTFTRVPIDVRKIPVDLVTLSAHTIHGPKETGALFIRKNTPFSKWMDGGFQEFNKRAGLENIPGAVGFAKAIELVTPEETKKMEQMRDHLVKRVLSEIPDTTLNGHKEKRIPQNANITFHYVEGESITLHLDMRGFSVSTGSACFSKSLEASHVIMGIGGDHERAHGSVRFTFGRYNTIDDVDSIVNNISEVVTELRKISPLGKNR, from the coding sequence ATGGAAAAAAATATTTACCTTGATAATGCGGCCGCAACAAGATTGGACGAGAGAGTTTTAGAATCTATGAAAAAATATTTCTTTGAAGTATATGCAGTTGCAACTTCAGAATTTGGATATTCGTTAGGCATTGAAGCTAGAGAATCTCTAGATGAGGCTAGAGGATTTATTGCCAATTATATTGGAGCTGATTTTGGAGAAATTATTTTCACTTCAGGAAGCACTGAATCTAGTAATATGGCCTTAAAAGGAGTTGCAATGGCACTAAAAGAAAAAAAAGGCAAGCACATAATTGTATCAAAAATTGAAGACTTTCCAGTTCTTAATAGTGCAAGGAGTCTTGAAAAACAGGGATTTGAAGTTACCTATCTTGATGTTGACCAATATGGGCTGATTGACTTTGATCAGCTTGAAAAATCTATAAGAAAAGACACTATTCTAGTATCAATTCAGCATGCCAATCAAGAGATTGGCACAATGCAAGACATTGCTAAAATAGCAAACATTTGTAAAAATAAAAGTGTGCTTTTTCACACAGATGCAACACATACCTTCACAAGAGTTCCAATTGATGTTAGGAAAATTCCAGTTGATCTAGTTACTTTGTCTGCTCACACTATCCATGGACCTAAAGAGACGGGAGCATTATTTATCCGTAAGAACACTCCGTTCTCAAAGTGGATGGACGGAGGATTTCAAGAATTTAACAAGCGTGCAGGATTAGAAAATATCCCTGGGGCGGTAGGATTTGCAAAAGCTATTGAACTAGTAACTCCTGAAGAGACTAAGAAAATGGAGCAGATGAGAGATCACCTCGTTAAAAGAGTATTATCTGAGATACCAGACACAACTTTGAATGGGCATAAAGAAAAAAGAATTCCTCAAAATGCGAATATTACATTTCACTATGTAGAAGGAGAATCAATTACGCTTCATCTTGACATGAGAGGATTTTCGGTCAGTACAGGTTCTGCATGCTTCAGTAAATCCCTTGAGGCAAGCCATGTTATAATGGGCATCGGTGGGGATCACGAGAGGGCGCATGGTTCTGTTCGATTTACATTTGGCAGATACAATACTATTGATGATGTTGATTCGATTGTGAATAATATATCTGAAGTTGTAACGGAACTTAGAAAAATTAGCCCGTTGGGCAAGAATCGATAA
- a CDS encoding PDGLE domain-containing protein, translating into MNFKNFVIEHKQALLVILVAIILSPLFALAADAVGYSEPLEKSAEHLGAEESPIYGGILPDYSVPGIDSPFGTFLAGLVGSIVTLIIMLGVTMAIKGRRN; encoded by the coding sequence ATGAACTTCAAAAATTTTGTTATAGAACATAAACAAGCATTACTAGTAATCTTAGTTGCCATAATACTATCTCCTCTATTTGCTTTAGCAGCTGATGCTGTAGGATATTCTGAGCCCTTGGAAAAGTCCGCAGAACATCTTGGGGCAGAAGAAAGTCCAATTTATGGCGGTATCCTGCCAGACTATTCGGTGCCTGGGATAGATTCACCCTTTGGTACCTTTTTAGCTGGCCTAGTAGGATCTATAGTAACTCTTATAATCATGCTAGGAGTTACCATGGCAATTAAAGGTCGAAGGAATTGA
- a CDS encoding CbiQ family ECF transporter T component — protein MKYEPVEALLKSASQYFEVFFIQENVKSPIRLVDTRVGLIGFLILVLLSISTFSPNKLFFIFFNLLLLIVVSQIPLGPYFRRVGLMPLFIFTIMLPQVFISSFEYAILFTFRVCLAVSFLIIFTLITPFKEILTSLRYYKIPEILVLTLSFTYSYTYLVFNELYRILIARESRRFNNKSYRKIWNEGGELLGMFFIKVYERGENIHLARISRGYSNMPYPVKFVKFRLIPNIIFTAFIVLVTLGWMII, from the coding sequence TTGAAATACGAGCCAGTAGAAGCACTTCTTAAAAGTGCTTCACAATACTTTGAAGTTTTCTTTATTCAAGAAAACGTAAAAAGCCCGATAAGATTAGTGGACACAAGGGTAGGATTGATAGGATTTTTAATTCTAGTTCTACTGAGTATCTCTACATTTTCACCAAATAAGCTATTTTTTATTTTTTTTAATTTACTTTTATTAATTGTAGTATCCCAGATCCCTCTTGGGCCTTATTTTAGGAGGGTAGGTTTAATGCCATTATTTATTTTTACAATTATGTTGCCACAAGTTTTCATATCTTCCTTCGAGTATGCAATTCTCTTTACCTTCCGGGTATGTCTTGCGGTATCATTTTTAATAATATTTACTTTGATAACTCCCTTTAAAGAAATACTCACATCACTAAGATATTATAAAATACCGGAGATATTAGTTCTCACTTTATCTTTTACATATAGTTATACATATCTAGTATTTAATGAACTATACAGAATTTTAATTGCAAGAGAGAGTAGAAGGTTCAATAACAAAAGCTACAGAAAAATCTGGAATGAAGGGGGAGAACTATTAGGCATGTTTTTTATTAAAGTATATGAGCGAGGGGAGAATATACATCTTGCAAGAATATCAAGAGGATACAGCAATATGCCATATCCAGTTAAATTTGTTAAATTTAGACTTATACCCAATATAATTTTCACGGCTTTCATTGTATTGGTAACATTAGGGTGGATGATAATTTGA
- a CDS encoding iron-sulfur cluster assembly scaffold protein: MKFPYSEKVLEHFRHPHNVGKIENPDGKATEGSPACGDMVSVYIKVNPMNKVIEDIKFESYGCASNIATGSIITDMAKGKTLEEAKKITWQQAADALGGLPTIKAHCSVLAVEGLRAAIQNYEEKHGIIAEKVPTTIEIVNNRLKKVMNPLTGLDVVRTNLIKKIEINNGKVLLTIDLPSNHQFANSIREEIKEKIETLWDVKEVSVEFID, from the coding sequence ATGAAATTTCCATATAGTGAAAAAGTGTTGGAGCATTTTCGTCATCCACATAACGTAGGTAAAATAGAAAATCCAGATGGCAAAGCAACCGAAGGAAGCCCTGCATGCGGGGACATGGTTTCAGTTTATATAAAAGTAAATCCTATGAATAAGGTTATTGAGGATATAAAATTTGAGTCTTATGGTTGTGCATCCAATATTGCAACAGGCTCGATTATTACCGATATGGCCAAGGGAAAAACTCTTGAGGAAGCAAAGAAAATTACTTGGCAACAGGCAGCAGATGCTTTAGGGGGATTACCGACAATAAAAGCGCACTGCTCGGTATTGGCTGTTGAAGGACTAAGGGCAGCAATCCAAAACTATGAAGAAAAACATGGAATTATCGCAGAGAAAGTTCCTACAACAATAGAGATTGTGAACAATAGATTGAAGAAAGTGATGAATCCTTTAACAGGTCTTGATGTTGTTAGAACAAATCTTATTAAGAAAATAGAAATCAACAACGGTAAAGTTTTACTTACAATAGATCTGCCCTCCAATCATCAATTCGCCAATTCGATAAGAGAAGAGATCAAAGAAAAGATTGAAACTTTATGGGATGTAAAAGAAGTAAGTGTTGAGTTTATAGATTAA
- a CDS encoding prenyltransferase, which produces MGSFSLQEKIINILKLGRFFFVMGGFFLFSVGALFAVLTGAELEINKFLLGYLILFLGHLSVSYSNDYFDFEADKLGEKTTVSGGSGILQMDPSLRQSSKLIAISLIFISILLGFIFTVNYNYHLIFLGYVIFGNLLGWFYTAPPIRLSYRGLGEISTMIAIGFVVPGMGYYVMKGLIDTNYLLFTIPLLMYGIYFILSVEIPDMETDALSGKKSFVTKNGRKLSLKIIFLAALFATMMYIMFQMTNLFELNLNFFVVSVLSLIPLLLSTLALNKDSRVKSVKIAFNNLNALILFAVLTNLYFLIITMR; this is translated from the coding sequence ATGGGTTCTTTTTCTCTTCAAGAAAAAATAATCAATATCCTAAAATTAGGCAGATTTTTCTTTGTTATGGGTGGATTCTTCCTTTTTTCAGTTGGAGCTTTATTTGCAGTTTTGACTGGGGCCGAACTAGAAATAAATAAATTTTTGCTTGGATATTTGATTCTTTTTCTAGGTCATTTATCTGTATCATATAGTAACGACTACTTTGATTTTGAAGCAGATAAATTAGGCGAGAAAACAACTGTGAGTGGTGGCAGTGGCATATTGCAGATGGATCCATCTCTAAGGCAATCTTCCAAATTGATAGCAATATCATTAATTTTTATTTCAATTCTACTTGGATTTATTTTCACCGTAAACTACAACTATCATTTGATATTTTTGGGTTATGTTATTTTTGGGAATCTCCTTGGTTGGTTTTACACCGCCCCGCCCATCAGATTGTCTTATAGGGGATTAGGTGAGATATCCACGATGATTGCAATAGGCTTTGTAGTTCCCGGGATGGGCTATTACGTGATGAAAGGCCTGATCGATACTAATTACTTGCTATTCACTATTCCACTTCTCATGTATGGAATTTATTTTATTTTGAGTGTAGAGATACCCGATATGGAAACAGACGCTTTAAGTGGAAAGAAAAGTTTTGTGACAAAAAATGGAAGGAAGTTAAGCCTAAAAATTATATTTTTGGCAGCCCTATTTGCAACTATGATGTATATAATGTTTCAAATGACAAATTTGTTTGAATTAAATTTAAATTTCTTTGTTGTATCTGTTCTATCATTGATTCCTCTTCTATTAAGCACGTTAGCATTGAATAAAGATTCGAGAGTAAAATCTGTAAAAATAGCTTTCAACAACTTAAATGCATTAATACTTTTTGCCGTTTTGACAAATTTATATTTCTTAATAATAACGATGAGATAA
- a CDS encoding PAS domain S-box protein → MGQPDEKISLENPIIIVSVYFVMGIVWIIFSDVFLAMRVKDVPTLVFFQTFKDILFILLTSLLVFYLINRGFNKIKSSTQIMTESERKNKIILDTVGDIILYVDKYGKILDINKRIETKLGYKKEELIGKSFTDVGILDVKYTPTLAKMYRQGISNKSDERIELELNHKNGSTIMAEANNKFIIQNGEIIGAVTAFRDITERKKALVQIENNIEKFAHLIDHIRNPLAILSTFTHVRINEPEIKQNLLVQIEKIDDVIKQLDEGWMNTEDTRKFLKDYK, encoded by the coding sequence ATGGGCCAACCAGATGAAAAAATTTCTCTTGAAAATCCAATTATTATTGTCAGTGTTTATTTTGTTATGGGAATCGTATGGATTATATTCTCTGACGTATTTTTGGCTATGCGTGTAAAAGACGTTCCTACGTTGGTTTTTTTCCAAACTTTTAAAGATATATTATTTATATTATTGACTTCCTTATTGGTCTTTTATTTGATAAATCGTGGATTTAACAAAATAAAATCATCCACTCAAATTATGACTGAAAGTGAGAGAAAGAATAAGATTATACTGGACACCGTTGGAGATATTATTCTTTATGTCGATAAATACGGAAAAATATTAGACATTAATAAAAGAATTGAAACAAAATTGGGTTACAAGAAAGAAGAACTAATTGGGAAAAGTTTCACGGATGTGGGGATTCTTGATGTCAAATATACCCCTACTTTAGCTAAGATGTATAGGCAAGGAATAAGCAATAAATCTGACGAAAGAATAGAACTAGAATTAAATCACAAAAATGGCAGCACAATTATGGCTGAAGCCAATAATAAGTTTATTATACAAAATGGCGAAATCATTGGGGCAGTGACTGCATTTAGGGATATTACAGAAAGAAAAAAGGCTTTAGTTCAAATAGAAAATAATATTGAAAAATTTGCTCATCTTATTGATCATATCCGGAATCCATTGGCAATACTTAGCACCTTCACACATGTTAGAATAAATGAACCAGAGATAAAACAAAACTTATTAGTCCAGATTGAGAAGATCGATGATGTCATAAAACAACTGGATGAGGGCTGGATGAATACTGAAGATACCCGAAAATTTTTGAAAGACTATAAATAA
- a CDS encoding ABC transporter ATP-binding protein: MNIIEAKNIEYAYPDKTVGIKNFSLTIEESERVVLLGSNGCGKSTLLKLFAGLIKPTSGDIKIFEKDITRDNYLYFRKNIGFLFQNPDDFLFNPTVEDELLYTPMQLGISNKKAKTLISENASYFGIKKLYEKPPFRLSGGEKKRVALACVLQLKPKLLILDEPTSNIDGKTRKRILEFLDQYKGTMIVSTHEIDFVRKISNKVVLLSPKKEVLKVGGIELLEDTKYLEAAEII, encoded by the coding sequence TTGAATATTATTGAAGCAAAAAATATTGAATACGCTTATCCCGATAAAACTGTGGGGATCAAAAATTTTAGCCTAACTATTGAAGAATCTGAAAGAGTTGTCTTGTTGGGTTCAAATGGATGTGGAAAATCTACTTTACTAAAGTTATTTGCAGGTCTTATTAAGCCTACATCAGGAGATATCAAGATTTTTGAAAAAGATATCACTAGAGACAATTATCTTTATTTTAGAAAAAACATAGGATTTCTTTTTCAAAACCCAGATGATTTTTTATTTAATCCAACTGTGGAAGATGAGTTGCTATATACCCCAATGCAATTGGGAATCTCAAATAAAAAAGCCAAAACGCTAATTTCTGAGAATGCTAGTTACTTTGGAATAAAAAAATTATACGAAAAGCCCCCGTTTAGACTCAGTGGCGGAGAAAAAAAGAGAGTAGCACTTGCATGCGTCCTCCAATTAAAACCAAAATTACTGATATTAGATGAACCTACATCAAATATTGACGGAAAGACCCGAAAAAGAATATTGGAGTTTTTAGATCAATACAAAGGCACCATGATAGTATCAACACATGAAATTGATTTTGTAAGGAAAATTTCAAATAAGGTAGTTTTGCTTTCTCCCAAGAAAGAAGTGTTAAAAGTTGGGGGGATTGAACTACTGGAAGATACTAAATATTTAGAAGCGGCCGAAATAATCTAA
- the iorA gene encoding indolepyruvate ferredoxin oxidoreductase subunit alpha produces MKRELLMGNEAIALGAFEAGVEVVAAYPGTPSTEIPETAARFAKQYGVYVEFSTNEKVALEVGIGASWAGKRALVTMKHVGVNVASDSFMTLAYTGVDGGFVLVSADEPECHSSQNEQDNRIYARFANVPCLDPSSAQECRDMIIFAYDLSELFSIPVILRPTTRVCHGRGDVELGEINIQKREGKFTKDVTKYVTVPSHTRVLHKKLLEKMEKIREFVENSNLNYAIPGDGKTGIIVIGASFNYLMESLNILGINPPILKIGVSHPLAKNKVLSFIKDLEKVVIVEELEPVIENDVKILMAENQLNLKLYGKNIFSRTGEYSTDLVTEILSKFFRIDVSKEQPKNITIPNRAPLLCAGCPHRSTFYAIKKVTRGKAIFPSDIGCYTLGFSRPLQTVDTCIAMGSSFGIACGLAKSVNEPIVATLGDSTFFHAGIPPLINAKYNNAKIVAVILDNLTTAMTGHQPHPGTQLTAMGEPASPVSIEKLIAGMDIPVEVVNATDVKSIEDALKRALESEQVYAIVSRGPCVLLKGIDKRPIYRVEVSICRACKACIKLSGCPALEFKDGHSSINPTVCTGCGLCAHICPVEAIVR; encoded by the coding sequence ATGAAAAGAGAACTTCTAATGGGCAATGAAGCAATTGCCTTAGGCGCTTTTGAAGCCGGTGTTGAAGTTGTTGCAGCCTATCCTGGTACACCATCAACAGAAATTCCTGAGACTGCTGCACGATTTGCCAAACAGTACGGCGTTTATGTTGAATTTTCTACTAATGAGAAGGTTGCACTCGAGGTAGGAATCGGGGCATCTTGGGCGGGAAAAAGAGCCCTTGTAACAATGAAGCATGTCGGAGTTAATGTTGCATCTGATTCGTTTATGACTTTAGCTTATACAGGTGTTGACGGAGGATTTGTCCTTGTTTCTGCTGATGAGCCAGAATGCCATTCTTCTCAGAATGAGCAGGATAATAGAATATATGCCAGATTTGCAAATGTACCATGTTTAGATCCATCTTCTGCTCAGGAATGCAGGGATATGATAATATTTGCATATGACCTATCTGAGTTGTTTTCTATACCTGTAATTTTAAGGCCAACTACTAGAGTATGTCACGGAAGGGGAGATGTAGAGTTAGGAGAAATAAATATCCAAAAAAGAGAAGGTAAATTCACAAAGGATGTTACAAAGTATGTCACCGTTCCATCTCACACAAGGGTATTACATAAAAAGCTTTTAGAGAAAATGGAAAAAATTAGAGAATTTGTTGAGAATTCTAATCTTAATTATGCTATCCCCGGGGACGGAAAGACTGGGATCATTGTCATTGGAGCATCTTTTAATTATTTGATGGAATCTCTGAATATTTTAGGCATTAACCCCCCAATATTAAAAATTGGAGTTTCACATCCTTTAGCAAAAAATAAAGTATTATCCTTTATTAAAGATCTTGAAAAAGTCGTAATTGTTGAAGAACTTGAGCCAGTTATCGAAAATGATGTAAAAATATTAATGGCCGAGAACCAATTGAACTTGAAGCTGTATGGGAAGAATATATTTTCAAGAACTGGTGAGTATTCTACGGATCTAGTAACTGAAATACTTTCAAAATTTTTTAGGATTGATGTATCTAAAGAACAACCTAAAAATATTACTATTCCTAATAGGGCTCCATTATTATGTGCTGGATGTCCACACAGATCAACGTTTTATGCAATAAAAAAGGTAACTAGAGGGAAGGCCATATTCCCCTCGGATATCGGTTGCTATACTCTTGGATTCTCAAGACCTCTCCAGACAGTTGATACATGCATTGCCATGGGCTCAAGTTTTGGGATAGCATGCGGTCTTGCAAAATCTGTAAATGAGCCAATTGTTGCAACTTTGGGGGACTCTACATTTTTCCATGCAGGAATACCTCCATTAATCAATGCCAAATATAACAATGCCAAGATTGTAGCAGTGATCCTTGACAATTTAACTACCGCTATGACTGGTCATCAACCTCATCCTGGAACGCAGCTAACTGCTATGGGAGAACCTGCAAGCCCTGTATCTATTGAGAAGCTGATTGCCGGTATGGATATACCAGTCGAAGTCGTAAATGCAACTGATGTAAAAAGCATTGAAGATGCTCTAAAAAGAGCACTTGAAAGTGAACAGGTATATGCTATTGTATCAAGAGGGCCATGTGTTCTCCTAAAGGGCATAGATAAGAGGCCCATCTATAGGGTAGAAGTATCTATATGCAGGGCATGCAAAGCATGTATCAAGCTATCGGGGTGCCCTGCTTTAGAATTTAAGGATGGTCACTCAAGTATTAATCCAACAGTATGCACTGGATGCGGATTATGCGCCCACATATGTCCTGTAGAAGCAATAGTTAGATAA
- a CDS encoding sulfurtransferase TusA family protein, translating into MVEIKIDVKGQTCPVPLVECRKALRKAAVGDIVEIEGTHPASKKEIPMAVKALGYKIVSIEEEGNTWKIKICKN; encoded by the coding sequence ATGGTGGAAATAAAAATTGATGTTAAAGGTCAAACTTGTCCTGTACCCCTAGTTGAATGTAGAAAAGCGTTGCGAAAAGCAGCAGTTGGAGATATAGTCGAGATAGAGGGAACACATCCTGCGTCTAAGAAGGAAATACCCATGGCTGTGAAGGCGTTAGGGTATAAGATTGTATCCATTGAAGAGGAGGGCAATACGTGGAAGATAAAAATATGCAAGAATTAG
- a CDS encoding DsrE/DsrF/DrsH-like family protein, producing MQELANQKKNKATIIVHSGDMDKIYSALIIGNGALSMGMEVSLYFTFFGLQRLKKGGLEKGPLSKMHMLGLGKMMIKKKMEKANVASLEKMITDFKELGGKILACDMTMEVMGVKPEDLRQDLINDYCSVGTYIQEAMESSMTLFI from the coding sequence ATGCAAGAATTAGCTAATCAAAAAAAGAATAAAGCCACGATAATTGTTCATAGCGGGGATATGGATAAAATTTACAGTGCACTAATAATAGGAAATGGAGCACTTTCAATGGGCATGGAAGTTTCGTTGTACTTCACTTTTTTTGGACTTCAGAGATTAAAGAAAGGCGGGCTTGAAAAAGGGCCACTCTCAAAGATGCACATGCTGGGATTAGGTAAAATGATGATAAAGAAGAAAATGGAAAAAGCTAATGTGGCTTCTTTAGAGAAAATGATAACAGACTTCAAAGAACTTGGAGGTAAAATACTGGCTTGTGATATGACTATGGAGGTAATGGGAGTAAAGCCTGAAGATCTAAGACAAGACCTAATTAATGATTACTGTTCTGTTGGGACATATATTCAAGAAGCAATGGAATCAAGCATGACGCTGTTTATTTAA
- a CDS encoding energy-coupling factor ABC transporter permease codes for MHIPDGFLDMNIALVYYVLTAIVVGICIYKIKKDGINEKRVPIAGLVAAGIFAAQMLNWPIPGGTSAHFVGGAVAAIILGPFLGCIAMTSVVVIQALVFGDGGITTLGTNLFSMAIVDVFVAYYIYKFLSKKNTKIAAFVAGWIGITLGAINTGIATGLSSTFQYSINTTVPIMGIWHGALGIIEGLITVAVISYIEKNRSDILYISDEAQNKARGEKR; via the coding sequence ATGCACATACCAGATGGATTTTTAGACATGAACATAGCACTGGTATACTATGTACTTACTGCTATAGTCGTTGGAATATGTATTTATAAAATAAAAAAAGATGGCATAAATGAAAAAAGAGTACCTATTGCGGGTTTAGTTGCCGCAGGTATATTTGCCGCACAAATGCTAAACTGGCCAATTCCTGGTGGAACTTCTGCACATTTTGTCGGTGGTGCTGTTGCAGCAATAATTTTAGGCCCGTTTTTAGGGTGTATAGCTATGACATCTGTTGTAGTAATCCAAGCATTAGTATTTGGAGACGGAGGTATTACTACTCTGGGAACTAACCTTTTTAGTATGGCAATCGTTGATGTATTCGTAGCTTACTATATATACAAATTTCTAAGCAAGAAAAATACCAAAATAGCCGCATTTGTTGCAGGTTGGATTGGAATAACATTAGGGGCAATCAATACTGGAATAGCTACTGGTCTATCTTCTACTTTCCAGTACTCAATAAATACTACAGTACCCATAATGGGAATATGGCACGGTGCCTTGGGAATAATAGAGGGTTTGATTACAGTTGCTGTTATCTCATATATTGAGAAAAATCGTAGCGATATCTTATATATTTCAGATGAGGCCCAGAATAAGGCTAGGGGTGAAAAAAGATGA
- a CDS encoding DUF1638 domain-containing protein: MLQKLDDTNKQNSKRIGIISCEVFEDELLFVIKEHPEIGKIIIVDTESSKYFENVIRSNFPYEKIKIARELFAPRYLKREEKLELIVYMLPLFLHYSPGELKEEVLKACIELQKHSDYLLLYYGLCGNSMNNLEGMLKDNRVRIPFDILKDENKEIVDDCVCALLGSKSEYLEILTKEPGTFFLTPGYASHWGLFSKRKIETIGENRLKEIGDKLGIEKFDGTEMTKYLLREANYNQIVALEYDCSNCPEYKNKCETISSEIDLRLSYREGTIRLLNDSLERTISEIYEK, encoded by the coding sequence ATGCTCCAGAAATTAGATGATACTAACAAACAAAATTCTAAGAGAATTGGAATTATAAGTTGTGAAGTATTTGAAGATGAACTTTTATTTGTTATAAAAGAACATCCCGAAATAGGTAAAATAATTATTGTAGATACAGAGTCTTCAAAGTATTTTGAGAACGTTATCAGAAGTAACTTTCCTTATGAAAAAATAAAGATAGCTAGGGAATTATTTGCCCCAAGATACCTCAAAAGAGAAGAAAAACTTGAATTAATAGTATATATGTTGCCACTATTTCTCCATTATAGCCCAGGAGAATTAAAAGAAGAAGTATTGAAAGCTTGTATAGAATTGCAGAAACATTCTGACTATCTTCTGCTTTATTATGGATTATGTGGCAATTCCATGAATAACCTAGAAGGTATGTTGAAAGATAATCGAGTAAGAATACCTTTTGATATTCTAAAGGATGAAAATAAAGAAATAGTTGATGACTGTGTATGTGCTCTTCTAGGTAGTAAATCCGAGTATTTAGAGATATTAACTAAAGAACCTGGTACATTTTTTTTGACTCCGGGGTATGCTAGTCATTGGGGACTTTTCAGTAAAAGAAAAATTGAAACTATAGGTGAAAACCGGCTAAAAGAAATCGGAGATAAATTGGGAATTGAAAAATTTGATGGCACTGAAATGACAAAATATTTACTAAGAGAAGCGAATTATAATCAGATTGTTGCATTAGAATATGATTGTTCTAATTGTCCAGAATACAAAAATAAATGTGAAACAATATCTTCTGAAATAGATCTAAGACTGTCCTATAGAGAAGGTACTATTAGACTATTAAACGATAGTCTTGAAAGGACAATCTCAGAAATTTATGAGAAATAA